The nucleotide sequence AAACATTTGCAAAagaacagtaggggaaagtgtccttcCGTTGAATGCACCAGCCtttgaatagggtaagtgtgtcaaattccggcatagttgcaaataagcactgaagtcctaagtttgaaatgcaatatttttaattcatattatttttttgttacttccttttcgggaaggttgtgtggaacattgaaaactagtttatcatctttgttttctttaattcacttcctaaaatattgaaaaattaataaaaatatggacatttcTTTGGGTagaattccggccactttgagtgaaataccggccaccttttttttgaccaccttttgtgacgcaacggatagaaaattttaaaacgttAAACGGAATGAggttaatatttagtttaatacgtttatatgacccacaagcacagagatcttccgtgtaatttgtcctgaaggcctgaagagtagcatctcaaatttacgcgcagattcccatagcaatttgcccttcctgaactcttccaaagcttttccacatcatctttttcatagaagggatgttttttttctctggacattgtagaactcagaaattgaaaataaaatgatttaaaaatttaggaaagcaagagatagtgccggaataggcaacattacctcaccagagagacgctcacaaagtatcaaCTTTCGtaaaatacaggatccagctgggaaattttacccgaaatttaaagattgattcactattaacataaacagaaacaatctttaatgaaaactaatgaattttcatgaaaacacctaaggaaaaccctctgcacttcaccacgaatcagaagactgctagaaacacaagagattgtcacattttttgtaagacttatTCCACCCTGAGTTTTTAcaatacaatttaaattcaaattatacctaaaattcaacgatctttgtgttaatacatcctaaaatgaataaatatttaaaagcaaaatgaattcattgactattcgaagattacatacataattttaaataatttatttacatggccgaaattacactcaaagtggccgaaattagaaccTGTCCGAAATTCGgcgcacttaccctaattaaatTCTTTCTGCTATAAgatcaaattttctgaaaagtaaaatttcaataaaaacagtttttttcgaacaacgaaaataataattttcctgaCATAAGTTTTTGAttgaaatatatcaaaaatatttcaaattcggGATAAATTCAAAGAATTATCTACTCAAATGTACGTTGTTTTTCTCCATGTCGTTCCTCTGAAATAAAATTAGGTGAaatccattaattttttttttatgaaaggcAAATTATTCACCTTTTGTGCTTATAAAGGTAGATTTTTCCCTTGCAAtcttaaaaaagaaactaaGATTTAAAATCTTCGAAAGTGTTTCATAAATCTGagggaaattaaattaaaaaaaaaataaatgtgttACATAGAGAGATTTTAAGGCTAATTTCAAACTTACAGTAATAAAGAAAACTAACTGATAACTtgatagaaaaatatatattacacAGTTAGCGTTTGTAAAGTACATAAAAGTATAACACTataagtttagaaaaaaaactaagaaatagaaaatattatgtacatataataaaaatgaaaagtcaAGATACCTAAACTataaatgtaaacaaaaaatgagaaaactatataaaaactgtatctataaataatagattttaaaaggatatatttttttcagactATATGCATAAGAAatctttttttgaatattttgttaataacttaggaaaggaataaatttctctttgccttaagtaaattatttaataagacGTGTCAAcaagatataaaaaataaaccTCCTGTGTATAACATGTATAGTCTAACCTTCATTCCAAAGCTAGATTTTATCAAaaggaaacttaaaaaaaactataagtgTATTAATTCTCTTTGGAGTATCATTGAAGTGTCATCATTTGAAAGAAGACATTGTGAAACTTGTTCAGCAAACTGTTAATATTCGGtgttaaatatttgaatattaaagTCGCCTTAATTTATCAAAATGTCTTTTACAATACACTATCTAAAGGGACGTTTTCGAAGTTGTTCAGATGTTCTTGCTTCCGAGGTGGTTTCTCTTCAACAGAACTTGGAAAACATGCGAAAATGAAGATCACGCCCAATAGACTGATAGACCCAATGAAGATGAGGATCCAACCAAGTCCAACAACTGGCCATCCGTAGGCAAATATCCAGGCGATGAAGGTCACCGTTGCCCAGGCAATCGATACACTCAGAGATCTCCAGAGAAGGAGCTTTTTTCTCTCGATAAGTTGATGCTGGTAAATTGAGACACTCCTTCGGAAACCGAATGCATAGAGCATAAGGAAGACAGCAAAACAAGCTGCCGGGAAATACCCAAAGTTTCGATTTGACCGATTCGTGCTTCGCTGAAAATGATCGTAATTGCCAACGACAATCAGTAGGGCTCCCATTATAATTCCAGATGTCATCAACAGATACTTCTGGTTAATTTTCACACGCATAAAAGTGGCTAGAATAGTCCCAATAATAAATCCTGATGTTACTAGAAGTGTTTCTGACATCCCTGTATTTCCATCATCTGGAATTGAAGTGAATGGAAAAGTATTTAGGGGAAGGTTTCCACGCTTCGCACATACTCCgactttgaacacttcatattttcctgtTAAATCGCTGTTTTCCTGCGAGAAATTAGATCAGACCGGTCAGACTAATCAaaataatatgggaaaaataaaaaatgttcgaagccagagtgtgtgcgaagcttgaaaaccTTTCCCTAAATACTaggattttattaagaaaagagAACAAACCGGATGGATAATTTTCTTAACTTGCGGTTTTATGAGTACGGGCGGGAATATATTGACTATAAAAATTCAGAAGTCAAAGTCTAATGCCCTTGATACCTTTacgcaggggcccatcaagtctaataaaatgtaaaaatatttttaacttttccttgtaaaaattttgcagctattgcaccgcgacttaagcaaatttgctcgtagttcttgtattatttcggcgaccattatgaaatatgtatttttagatagcttttaatgcacaatttcgaaatatatcagactgataagtcaattctctttaggagaaaacttgccaatagtcttcagtgcatatatgcaaaaacgtatggaaaaatgaaatgtcgagggGTTCCTGCATTTACGACTTAaatcgagagacggcttaacgtaattataatcaaattacatttccatcagtttctgactaatccgtccattgcttttttttttgttttgtttcccCTCTTAcataaccccccccccccaccattaccaaggtcttaggccgttaggcctattttgaccagtattctacactgagagaaatacaaaaagttaaaataatattccggaaatgtttatttcaccctgcagtattgatccgaaatcggtgtaaatattatgctttttaagtgtagTAGTGGTTAacgttacccttttccatgttaaatttatccttaaaaaggtgtaaaattaacattaaaagtgttaaagttatgaggaaaaagagttaatcgcaccctctattttttctcagtgtatgaagaaaaaactaaaagcatccatacactgagaaaaaagacgctgctattaactttttttcctcataattttaacattttaggtgtataaagtatatcaaaattttttaatgttaattttacatctttttaaggataaatttaacatgaaaaagggtaactttaacccataatacacctaaaaagggtaatatttacactaatttcggatcaatactgaagggtaaaattaacttttccgaaatcttattttgactttttcggatttctctcactcagtgtagaaaTAGATAGCAAAATcatcaatttataaaattactatctgacaaatactgaggaaaaaaaataacaaagacgggagccttatgcccaacgcacaataacttttgttttgtaaacatgtttttgaccagTGAGAGTGAATTAAACCGAGATTTATcacgctctctctcatagaaaattttaaaaacatgtttacaaacaaaagttattgtgttttGGGCATTACACATTAATAGCTGTAGTGTATTTAATTTACACATTCACATTATTGGTTTTAATAAAACGTGCAATCGTCTTTAGGGGTTCAGTGCGTTTGGTTTGAACTCTAAACACAATCCTAAAATGTCCCTAACATGTAAGTTAGGGCATATAGAACTGCACGAGGTGCACGAGTCAATCAGCTGTTCGCTTAATTAGTGGAAACCTGTTGGGAAtctagtcaaatcattattttgattgcaATTATATTAGCCCGTCTCTcgtcttaagtcgtaagtgtgtctactgattttcttaaattaaagattttatatCACAACTTTAGTTTCGATTAGAAAACTTTAAATTATaagtaaaaattgtatttaaaaaaaaaatacaatgagCACTGCGAAAAaaacgggagtgcgattaacttttttttactcataactttaacactttttgagtgtaaaaatatatcagcatttttttaatgttaattttacaccttttagggtaaaattatcatgaataagggtaactttaacccctaatacaactaaaaatcataatattttcaccgatttcggatcaatattgcagagtaaaataaacatttccggaatgttattttaactttttcggatttctctcagtgagtgaAATAGAAGGTATATGAACTTAAACTTATTCCGTTTTCACGAGGAGGTTGGTATTGATAAGACGGCTCCAGTCACACTACAAATTTTCGGAATAAAAATCTATTGATCTGTGTTTGATAAAAAAGATACTCTGACTATATCGATAAGGATTCGAAACGACCATTGTAATTCTACCCCTTAATCAATAAGAAAGAGAAAGAAACTTACGCAAGTGGTGGAGGCATGGTATCAAATAAAAGAATATAACAACAATTCCAATCATCTGCTCCCAAAAAATGAGCCCAAGTGTCGGAAGGAGCAACTTTATACTGTTGACACTCTCAAAAATGGTCCCAAAAGCAATTTGGTCCTGTTTGCTCGACCAGAAATCAATATCGGCATCAATCTGTTTGGTCTCCTCAGTGTTCCTCAAAGTTCCCCGGAATTGCTGAAGAATCCCTCTAGCTTTCTCACTTCTGTTGGCATTGCACAAATATCTCGGTGATTGAGGAatgaaaaatagtccgacagcaATAAGAAGGGCCAGGATGACGGAGAGTAGAGAGATTAAAGTACCACTGTGGAGGTATCCTGTTTTAGGAGAAGTTTTGTGGGGAAAACATTCCATCTTAGCATTGAATTGGATTAACCTTGATTTGTGAATGTTCAACAAAGTTCTGGTTGAATTGAAATCCAACTAGAAAAGATTAAGTATTCTATACAACAAGGGAAATAAATCATTAATTATTCCATTCGGCTGTACTCGAAGCAGGAAAATCTAATCAATGGCATTCCAGAGGTTCTCTAACCCCTCATAGCTAATCCCCATTCTATTGATTTTACGGCATGAGGAGTAGGATGAAAAATTCTCTCAACTGTGAATTCCAAACATGAGTCTCTCTGTTTAGGTAGGGAAGGATGGGGCAGATTGAAGCaactaaagtatttttaaagctttattAACATATGTTTGAAAGGTACATTCACACTAATTCAatctaggagaaatttcttcaaaaattgcctttttaaagaaaatctgacgtttctacttacaaggatagggggaaatttctttaaaaaggcattttttaaagaaatttctcctagtgtgcaGAGACCTTTAGGCATTAGTTCTATTggcatatttttcatttttaatttgctATTACAGAATTTTATATTTGCGAAAGTCAGGCTTATTTGAAACTGCCTCATCCTTCCCTATTCTATTTCTCCAATGTCACCAATATTACCGTTCTACTTGTTTCCGATCGGACCggaaaatgaagaattttcaGAGCTGCAACTCATCGTCTACCGACGACGGGTGGATGAGTAGATACTGAACTATAGCGAGGTTTATAATGTCACATATACTATTTAATGTATGCCagaaaattctcttaaaattttatacacaaTTGATATGATACTTCTAGCATCGATTTTgcttcaataaaattaaatggcgGGACTGATAAGAACGAGGTAGcacaatatataatttttatgttaagtgtattaagaaaataaacgataattcattttccttgttgtaaataattaaaagtgtcCAAAAGATATCATCAACAATTTTTCTATACTTTTATTAACCATTTTATTAGTTGTAACAAACATCTTTGTCATATTTTCATGATTCAAtacaaaagtaattttaaatctCAGCTTATGCCTTATCACAAATGGGATTATAAGGGGTGACAAGCttctataatttgtgaaatactcGAACATATGAATTATTACTCAAATGCGGTTCGATTTAAGAGGAAACGCATCGTCTTGCGCTTCGTATTCATGATCGAGAATTAAGTATTTTTTACTAGATAACTTGATTTTTCCGATTTACCGAATTCGCGATCAATTTTGAACCAAGTTCtttcaaaactatttccaaACTAGCGCAAGAACgatagggaaagtactctcccctcgaacgttcatgccttcgaataatatgaatttcttatgtttttcgtaagagatttacactaaattatcacggaattatcaacaattgatgataagccaactaatatttgatagaaatgtgttaatctcttaggaaaactaaaagaaaaatcacattattcgaaacaattcgaatgaaaatgaattatgaagTTATATGgatcaaaaacacaaaaaaaacagtgtatcttttttaattttgataaagtacaatatttaaactatattttctgaaattttcattttaaatttccaaaaattaaaccTCTGGGATCTGATTTACGGAGACAATTTTGGAAAGAATCTTACCGtttaagtacgagtttaactttTCTGCCagaaggaaatatttagttttctgattTCGAAAGAACCTTTTTCGAGTAATCTTATAACCACCGCAAAgtagattttttcaaaaaggtctctAAAAATCAGAACCTaaagccggcttcagacctaaggttatTCCATTTCCCGATTgtctcgaaattcgaaatagcaaccaattttattggtttttcaacatttaatggatcacttgcccatgttggCCAATCTGAAGTgcgataattttccaaaaaatcttgattgataagaaattataaaagttaaaccatatggctaagccttaggtctgaagcccgtataacggcCGAAGTTTGATCATTTTTTactcaaacggtaagagatatcgactttcggtcttcagTCACCCCCTcacaaaatttgagaaaatatagtATAAAttgttgtacttttttttaatcctaagggcttgaattaaaaaaatactaggTTAGGAAAAAATTACTAGAGAAAGTAAACTgtttttttaagtctttttgacccatgtaaccccttaaacgAACACGAACCGATTTTAAAAATGATCCATGAGCAATATCATGTCTAAAACGGATGTC is from Phlebotomus papatasi isolate M1 chromosome 1, Ppap_2.1, whole genome shotgun sequence and encodes:
- the LOC129798150 gene encoding uncharacterized protein LOC129798150, whose translation is MTGNGVVGGISSSASSSNVRTCNFPYCTVFVASLGYFIIGNSIAWSSHAIFFLLMEDPDVKLFYVIASLSFVATVIPLVVYKMLNAVSLKFFLILAAVFASLSWVVPLLGEFLGFSQGFSLFFIVVCGRLLAGLAVGIFHFLVPIYLEDLMAGGSCKETRLLIDNVLCTQFAIGVLTQYGIGYLHSGTLISLLSVILALLIAVGLFFIPQSPRYLCNANRSEKARGILQQFRGTLRNTEETKQIDADIDFWSSKQDQIAFGTIFESVNSIKLLLPTLGLIFWEQMIGIVVIFFYLIPCLHHLHDGNTGMSETLLVTSGFIIGTILATFMRVKINQKYLLMTSGIIMGALLIVVGNYDHFQRSTNRSNRNFGYFPAACFAVFLMLYAFGFRRSVSIYQHQLIERKKLLLWRSLSVSIAWATVTFIAWIFAYGWPVVGLGWILIFIGSISLLGVIFIFACFPSSVEEKPPRKQEHLNNFENVPLDSVL